CCAGCTCGCGTGCGGAGAGCGTTGCAGTCCGGCCCAGGTGGCGCAGGTGCGCGAGCGGCTGGCGCTCGACGAGCCGGCGTACGCCCAGTATCTGCACTTCCTGCAGGGCGTGTTCGCGGGCCGCGACTACTCGGCGGGCACCTCACTGGAGCACTGTGCCGCGCCCTGCCTGGGGCTGTCCCACCAGAACGACCAGCAGGTCACCTCGCTGATCGTGGAAGGGCTCCCGGCCACCGCCTCGCTCGCCTTCGGTGCGATGGTGGTGTGGCTGACGCTGGGTGTCGGTACGGGGCTGCTGTCGGCGCTGCGGCGAGGCGGGGCGACCGAGCGCGTCCTGACCGTCCTGACGCTGGCCGGGACCGGCACCCCGGTGTTCATCCTGGGTCTGCTGCTGCTCATGGCCGTGTGCGCCTATCTGCAGTGGCTGCCGTTCCCGTCGTACGTGCCGCTGTCCCAGGACCCCGAGCAGTGGGCCTGGAACATGCTGCTGCCCTGGCTGACGCTGGGCCTGTTCG
The nucleotide sequence above comes from Streptomyces sp. NL15-2K. Encoded proteins:
- a CDS encoding ABC transporter permease yields the protein MTDRFPFLGVRFAAKRLLGAVLVLLVLSAVLYALFYLVPGNPAQLACGERCSPAQVAQVRERLALDEPAYAQYLHFLQGVFAGRDYSAGTSLEHCAAPCLGLSHQNDQQVTSLIVEGLPATASLAFGAMVVWLTLGVGTGLLSALRRGGATERVLTVLTLAGTGTPVFILGLLLLMAVCAYLQWLPFPSYVPLSQDPEQWAWNMLLPWLTLGLFESAKYARLTRSSTLEVLAEDHIRTFRAYGVSERAVVARHALRGALPPVIALSALDLGTMMGGAMLTEQLFGLPGLGRLLIVSVRSVDLPVVVGVVLVIGATVVLANAVADVLYALADRRVVLS